In Camelina sativa cultivar DH55 chromosome 17, Cs, whole genome shotgun sequence, the genomic stretch TTTTATGGCTTTTAATTCATTGAACTGATCCCAAAGCAAGATTGCAACACACATAGCAAACTGttttcttgaaagaaaaaataccTGGTAGCAAGAGATAAGAGAGGAGGCGAATCCGAAAGCGCCTGTGACTCGTGGAGTGACTTTCTTCGGAGCCAATTGAAGCAATCCAAAAGCAACAACTACATCCATCCCTGCTTTCACCAGAGCCAACGACCTCTCCTTTGATTTCTCTAGTTTTGCACGATATTGCTCGTTCTGCATAAACATCTTATATccataattaacaaaatttcttcttcaatccatAGAGAAAGAGAATCATAGCTTGAGGCATCTTACCTGATGTTTATCCTTATTCCCAATCTCCTTTTCTAACTTCTTAATTGATGCTGACAGCCTACCAAGCTCTCCAACCTAAACATCTCGAAAAGTTATTAGCCATTAGTTACACAGTGCGGTACTGCCTTTATACCAGAGATGAGAAACAATACAGTGGCAGTGAACAAACCTCAACCAAGGATGTGCAGACCGATGAGCCCATCCAACAGAAGAGGGATATACGTCCAAGAAGCTCAGCGCGTTCTTTGTCCTATAATAACATCAGATTCGGAACCTCAGTTTAACCTGAGAAAATAAGTCTCTCATAATGCAGGCATGTCCTCACCTTGTAAATCCCAGTCCTGCCAAGCCACACAATTTGATCGAGAAACAAGAATGTAGAGAGCAACGCGTTTTTAGACTGCCAAAATAAGAACATGAATCATCAGAATCAGATCAATCAATTTagttggaaaaagaaacaagcTCTGAAAAGCAAGCAACAATAACATTACCTTTCCGAGCAGAAGAAGAGGGAGTGGAGTCCCTTTGGGAACAGGGCTAATGAGAGCATGAAGATCATTCACAAACTGCACCCACCACAAGAAGAACACCACTTAGCGCTTattcctaaatcaaataatattatatcctCTTCCAAATCATCTCAACAGGTAAAACTAACAGATGTCAATCTCAAAACCATTTTACTCGAATCACTCCATCTCTTATAAGAAACTGAGTTACAGATGACGTGTATTCATTCTAGTTGCGAACCCTCAAAAACATTTATCCCCCATACCTGCAAGTGATAACCTAGAAATCCTACATCTAAGATATGATTTAAGGACTCTAAGCTCGAACTTAACTGACCATGAATGATTGATCTATACATCTAGTTAGCTAGCTCATACCCTTGAGACTGATTTGGGGTAAAAGTGTGAAGTGA encodes the following:
- the LOC104754340 gene encoding peroxisomal membrane protein 11C; amino-acid sequence: MSTLERTRAELGLVVVYLNKAEARDKICRAIQYGSKFLSDGQPGTAQSVDKSTSLARKVFRLFKFVNDLHALISPVPKGTPLPLLLLGKSKNALLSTFLFLDQIVWLGRTGIYKDKERAELLGRISLFCWMGSSVCTSLVEVGELGRLSASIKKLEKEIGNKDKHQNEQYRAKLEKSKERSLALVKAGMDVVVAFGLLQLAPKKVTPRVTGAFGFASSLISCYQLLPSHAKSKTV